The following proteins are encoded in a genomic region of Carnobacterium maltaromaticum DSM 20342:
- a CDS encoding ATP-grasp domain-containing protein: MKLIAILNRYSENTLDYKKALNNIEADFLFITRTKHKDIFKDYFSNRKTFDTFHENKNIENFLSEINLKNKIDSIVVSHEFDIEKAAHIREKLKIKGQSLNSAVCFRDKNVMKEKLKDIVNIPKFSQINNFSELENFKKEHGYPFIVKPIDGAGSVGFFQFHNNNDWEEYRLHKHNYPLIAEEFIFGEMYHLDGIFSNGEIKAFSSGIYVNGCLAFFENKYNGSVLISENSLMYARLKTEITKVLQALETPNHAISFHGEFFHTADDKLIFCEVGSRVGGGKINEVFELKYGINLLNESIRAQCDPEYDNTKLNITTSKYEYGWMLVPPKKAILVSINENIPFDWIVKISFRKSKIGEFLDGGNSSVSEYVSVIIKGKDSEEVKKRMEITDKWLNDNVTWDYKGEE, encoded by the coding sequence ATGAAATTAATAGCAATTTTAAATCGCTATTCGGAGAACACGCTTGACTACAAAAAAGCATTGAACAACATAGAGGCTGATTTTTTATTCATAACTAGAACAAAACATAAAGATATTTTTAAAGACTATTTTTCTAATCGTAAAACATTCGATACTTTTCACGAAAATAAAAATATAGAAAATTTTTTATCGGAAATAAACTTAAAAAATAAAATTGATTCAATTGTTGTTTCTCATGAATTTGACATTGAAAAGGCTGCCCATATTCGTGAGAAATTAAAAATTAAAGGTCAATCATTAAACAGTGCTGTTTGTTTTAGAGACAAAAATGTAATGAAAGAAAAATTGAAAGATATAGTTAATATTCCAAAATTTTCTCAAATAAATAACTTTAGTGAATTAGAAAATTTTAAAAAAGAGCATGGCTATCCTTTTATAGTTAAACCTATTGACGGAGCTGGTTCTGTTGGATTTTTTCAATTTCATAACAACAATGATTGGGAAGAGTATAGGCTACACAAGCATAACTATCCATTGATTGCTGAAGAATTTATATTTGGCGAAATGTATCACCTTGATGGAATTTTTTCTAATGGTGAAATAAAAGCTTTTAGTAGTGGAATATATGTAAATGGATGTTTGGCTTTTTTTGAAAACAAATACAATGGTTCTGTTCTAATAAGCGAGAATAGTCTAATGTATGCTCGTCTAAAAACCGAAATTACAAAGGTTTTACAAGCATTAGAAACACCAAATCATGCTATTTCATTCCATGGTGAATTTTTTCACACGGCTGATGATAAATTAATATTTTGTGAAGTAGGATCACGTGTCGGAGGAGGAAAAATTAATGAAGTTTTTGAATTAAAATATGGAATTAACTTACTTAATGAATCTATACGTGCTCAATGTGATCCTGAATATGACAACACTAAACTAAATATAACAACCTCTAAATACGAGTATGGATGGATGCTTGTTCCTCCCAAAAAAGCAATTTTGGTTTCAATTAATGAAAATATTCCTTTTGACTGGATAGTAAAAATTTCTTTTAGAAAAAGTAAAATCGGTGAATTTCTTGATGGTGGTAATTCTAGTGTATCTGAGTATGTTTCAGTCATAATAAAAGGTAAAGATTCAGAAGAAGTTAAAAAAAGAATGGAAATCACTGATAAATGGTTAAACGATAATGTTACATGGGATTATAAAGGAGAAGAATAA
- a CDS encoding MFS transporter, producing the protein MLHGIIKEKNKMFNYLSSTIKLRLLMNFISKATSSMLLPFVTILYAKEFGIVIAGTLISITSFFQIGFSIYGGQLTEKFGRIPLMKWGECIKLFCFLVLLFYSNTWIVFFVITIISAAQGFINPAIDSMLIDESNDEIKAKVLSLNNWIYNTSYLIGAMIGGWLFQKNFVVIVILLILSSLFVLWNIFANMNETHIVLQSKKLKYGFFSSYSEVITNKKFVLFSIGMMFFLFLQRTLTNYIAVNFKSTLIPFTQIMLNQEQLLSVVLTINTILVIAFLPIVTFKFNILKTRFFLILSMILIPIGFFVLSYSNTFSHIIIGTILFTAGELVFTPSMQAVFISTIDEDNKGPYNAILSTFQSISKILSSIFLSVSVIFTQFGNASLLFIVGFLGILLILLVSDKPNKLIT; encoded by the coding sequence ATGTTACATGGGATTATAAAGGAGAAGAATAAAATGTTTAATTACCTTTCTAGCACTATAAAATTACGATTACTTATGAATTTCATTAGTAAAGCTACATCATCAATGCTACTCCCATTTGTCACAATCTTATATGCAAAAGAATTTGGAATTGTAATTGCTGGTACATTAATTAGTATTACAAGTTTTTTCCAAATTGGATTTAGTATTTATGGTGGTCAACTAACAGAAAAATTTGGCCGAATCCCTCTCATGAAATGGGGTGAGTGTATTAAACTATTTTGCTTTTTAGTACTTTTATTTTATTCCAATACTTGGATTGTGTTTTTTGTGATTACCATCATTTCAGCAGCTCAAGGATTTATTAATCCTGCTATTGATTCCATGCTAATAGATGAAAGTAATGACGAAATAAAAGCAAAAGTATTGTCTCTAAACAATTGGATTTATAATACTTCATACTTAATAGGTGCAATGATAGGTGGTTGGTTATTTCAAAAAAATTTCGTTGTAATTGTTATTTTACTTATACTAAGTAGTCTTTTTGTACTTTGGAATATATTTGCTAATATGAATGAAACACATATTGTACTCCAATCTAAAAAACTTAAATATGGATTTTTTAGTTCTTATTCAGAAGTTATAACTAACAAAAAATTTGTGCTATTTTCTATAGGAATGATGTTCTTTCTTTTTTTACAAAGAACCTTAACTAATTACATTGCTGTTAATTTTAAAAGTACATTAATTCCTTTTACTCAAATAATGTTAAACCAAGAACAATTATTATCTGTTGTCTTAACAATTAATACTATTTTGGTAATAGCTTTTTTACCAATAGTAACTTTTAAATTTAATATATTAAAAACAAGATTTTTTTTGATACTTTCAATGATTCTAATCCCAATTGGTTTTTTCGTTCTTTCATATTCAAATACATTTTCACATATTATCATTGGAACAATATTATTTACTGCCGGAGAGTTAGTTTTCACTCCAAGTATGCAAGCTGTATTTATTTCAACCATCGATGAAGATAACAAAGGGCCTTATAATGCTATACTAAGCACCTTTCAGTCAATTTCAAAAATTTTATCTTCAATTTTTCTATCAGTATCTGTTATATTCACACAATTCGGTAATGCCTCACTTCTTTTTATAGTTGGTTTTTTAGGTATATTATTAATTCTTCTAGTAAGTGACAAACCAAATAAATTAATTACCTAA
- a CDS encoding DEAD/DEAH box helicase family protein: protein MVDFRNKITMIKKEKEIDPVEIYDTLDRFAEKGPLRDVQTEILNKWFEKFSNKAHTILKMNTGQGKTLVGLLILQSILNKENRPVMYICPNSFLVDQTIAQAKQFGLKVCSVGSDRAIPPEFTNSEAILITTVQYMFHGFSKFGLGAKSIDVEGIVIDDAHACIESIRQATRMNFSKEKTKGAYTEIFELLKEDIKLQGLGTFEELVKFKNNDSSTVPMLPVPYWAWHDNIDAITKIIAAYSNENEIKYAWPIIKDSLKYTDCYISAEKVEIIPYQMPLKIFGSFYNAKSKIYMSATASEDSILIKELGIPASNLLEPLKLDKEEWSGEKMVLIPSLIEKTLNRTEMVHYFGQPWGGNASLIGRIALTPSFSLTQDWNKYGSKIVSTGDINESVKYLEASEKPQTVVFSNRYDGIDLPDNLCRILVIDSIPSFESLEDRYLSSVISNSEQLNRKKAQKIEQGMGRSVRGEKDFSVIVLIGTELTRFVQTNNNQKYFSTFTKKQILIGKELVDFAKEDIEKGKAPYTVFSSLINQLLKRDEGWKLFYKERMDDQSENIIDISAVEKLEEERKIDNLFMNGEKQKAIEKIQPFIDKYVIDDYEKGWYLQKKAKYCYEISKSKAIEVQTIAHRINNYLLLYPSNIEVSKIGSIENSHRAENIKKYISELRTYNELELLMHEISDKLRMGKNSEAFESSFDILGILLGFETQRPDKSYKKGPDNVWAVRENEFFVFECKNMVKSTRKYIYKDETGQMNNSISWFNREYKNSIHTNFMIVGTKYFDPAGGFNEDVNIIREKMLNKLVKNVSDFTKEFKNTDFADISINKISQLLELHDLSIDSLKTYSEESKPYNS, encoded by the coding sequence ATGGTAGATTTTCGAAATAAAATAACTATGATAAAAAAAGAAAAAGAGATAGATCCAGTTGAAATCTATGATACTTTAGATAGATTTGCTGAAAAAGGACCGTTACGTGATGTCCAGACAGAGATTTTAAATAAATGGTTTGAAAAATTCAGTAATAAAGCTCACACAATACTCAAAATGAACACAGGTCAAGGAAAAACTTTAGTTGGTTTATTAATTTTACAATCAATTTTAAATAAGGAGAATAGACCAGTAATGTATATTTGTCCCAACTCATTTTTAGTTGATCAAACTATAGCCCAAGCGAAGCAATTTGGATTAAAAGTTTGCTCTGTGGGATCAGATAGGGCAATTCCTCCAGAATTTACAAATTCAGAAGCCATACTAATTACTACAGTTCAATACATGTTTCATGGGTTTTCAAAATTTGGATTAGGAGCAAAATCTATAGATGTGGAGGGAATTGTCATAGATGATGCGCATGCTTGTATTGAATCAATTAGACAGGCAACAAGAATGAATTTTTCTAAAGAGAAAACAAAGGGTGCGTACACAGAAATATTTGAGCTGCTAAAAGAAGATATTAAACTTCAAGGATTGGGAACGTTTGAAGAATTAGTTAAATTTAAAAATAATGATTCCTCAACAGTACCAATGTTACCAGTTCCTTATTGGGCTTGGCATGACAATATTGATGCAATAACTAAAATTATTGCTGCTTACTCAAATGAAAATGAAATAAAGTATGCTTGGCCAATAATAAAAGACAGCTTAAAATACACTGATTGTTATATATCCGCAGAAAAAGTTGAAATCATTCCATATCAGATGCCGTTGAAAATATTTGGTAGTTTTTATAATGCAAAATCTAAAATATATATGTCTGCTACGGCTAGTGAAGATTCAATTTTAATTAAAGAGTTGGGAATACCAGCAAGTAATTTGTTAGAACCACTAAAATTAGATAAAGAAGAATGGTCTGGTGAAAAAATGGTTCTTATTCCTTCTTTAATTGAAAAAACGTTAAACCGTACTGAAATGGTTCACTATTTTGGACAACCGTGGGGTGGTAATGCTAGTTTGATTGGAAGAATTGCACTAACACCGAGTTTTTCTTTGACACAAGATTGGAACAAATATGGATCTAAAATCGTTAGTACTGGAGATATAAATGAGAGTGTAAAATATCTTGAGGCTAGTGAAAAACCACAGACAGTAGTTTTTTCTAATAGGTATGACGGTATTGATTTGCCTGATAATTTATGTAGAATACTGGTGATTGATTCAATCCCATCTTTTGAATCTTTGGAAGACCGCTATTTATCTTCAGTGATTTCAAATTCTGAACAGTTAAATAGAAAAAAAGCACAAAAAATTGAACAAGGAATGGGCCGTAGTGTACGTGGTGAAAAAGATTTTTCAGTAATTGTTTTAATTGGAACGGAGTTGACTAGGTTTGTTCAAACTAATAATAATCAAAAATATTTCTCTACATTTACTAAAAAACAAATATTAATAGGCAAAGAGCTGGTTGATTTTGCAAAAGAAGATATTGAAAAAGGTAAAGCACCATATACTGTGTTTTCAAGTTTAATAAACCAATTATTAAAAAGAGATGAAGGTTGGAAATTATTTTATAAAGAACGAATGGATGATCAATCTGAAAATATAATTGATATAAGTGCTGTAGAGAAACTTGAAGAGGAAAGGAAAATTGATAACCTTTTTATGAATGGTGAGAAGCAAAAAGCAATAGAAAAAATTCAGCCATTTATAGATAAATATGTGATCGACGATTATGAAAAAGGATGGTATTTACAAAAAAAAGCAAAATATTGTTATGAAATTTCAAAATCAAAAGCTATAGAGGTACAGACAATTGCTCATCGCATTAATAATTATCTTTTACTATATCCTAGTAATATAGAGGTTTCTAAAATTGGAAGTATTGAAAATTCTCATAGAGCGGAAAATATAAAAAAATATATTAGTGAACTGAGAACTTATAATGAACTAGAGCTACTAATGCATGAAATTTCAGATAAACTTAGAATGGGTAAAAATTCGGAAGCCTTTGAGAGTAGTTTTGACATTTTGGGGATTTTATTAGGGTTTGAAACTCAACGCCCGGACAAAAGTTATAAAAAGGGTCCAGATAATGTTTGGGCAGTAAGAGAAAATGAGTTTTTTGTGTTTGAATGTAAAAATATGGTTAAATCAACAAGAAAATATATTTATAAAGATGAAACGGGTCAAATGAATAATTCAATTTCGTGGTTTAATCGAGAATATAAGAATAGTATACACACAAACTTTATGATAGTAGGAACAAAATATTTTGATCCAGCAGGTGGGTTTAATGAAGATGTAAATATAATAAGAGAAAAAATGTTAAATAAGTTAGTTAAAAATGTAAGTGATTTTACAAAAGAATTTAAAAATACTGATTTTGCAGATATTTCAATTAACAAGATAAGTCAATTGTTGGAGCTTCATGATTTAAGCATTGATTCACTTAAAACTTATAGTGAAGAATCAAAGCCGTACAATAGCTAA
- a CDS encoding helix-turn-helix domain-containing protein: MKTLGEVIKEKRLAKGLKQGELAEGICTQATISNLENKSGMPNLPILIAIANRLDIEFSEISDYTLMNSNYNAAIFNQVKQLCATYKHKEAHDLLVKEIDIKKLEKSYEIKKYHYYLGLTELIANKNFTEAHYYFNLVLSDKSETNVELIDVLATNGVGIAYVLNSDLDKALTYYEKALSQLEELIENLGEIRDSFDITSVYFNSAKFYSQIEHYEKAVDLCNLGIALQQMNHTNFELDRLFYEKAFNLAKLGKMKEAEEFYFHAASVAILNKNKIVTEAIAMDMAEFKLNRYNYC, from the coding sequence ATGAAAACATTAGGGGAAGTCATTAAAGAAAAGCGTTTAGCAAAAGGACTCAAACAAGGTGAGTTAGCTGAAGGGATTTGTACACAAGCTACTATCAGCAATTTAGAGAACAAGTCGGGGATGCCGAATTTGCCTATATTAATAGCCATTGCGAACAGACTTGATATAGAATTTAGTGAAATATCTGATTACACGTTAATGAATTCTAACTACAATGCAGCTATCTTTAACCAGGTAAAACAATTATGTGCAACGTATAAACATAAAGAGGCGCATGATTTATTAGTAAAAGAAATAGATATAAAAAAATTAGAAAAAAGCTATGAAATTAAGAAGTATCACTATTACTTAGGACTGACGGAGTTAATTGCCAATAAAAATTTTACTGAAGCTCACTACTACTTTAATTTGGTATTGTCTGATAAATCAGAAACAAATGTAGAGTTGATTGATGTTTTAGCAACGAATGGTGTTGGAATTGCGTACGTACTTAATTCTGATTTAGATAAAGCCTTGACCTATTATGAAAAAGCGCTTAGTCAGTTAGAAGAATTAATAGAAAATCTAGGGGAAATAAGGGATAGTTTTGATATTACTAGTGTTTATTTTAATAGTGCAAAATTTTATTCTCAAATTGAACATTATGAGAAGGCGGTTGATCTCTGTAATTTAGGTATTGCGCTACAACAAATGAATCATACAAATTTCGAGTTAGATCGATTGTTTTATGAAAAAGCATTTAACCTGGCAAAACTAGGAAAAATGAAAGAAGCAGAAGAATTTTACTTCCATGCAGCATCAGTTGCTATATTAAACAAAAATAAAATCGTTACTGAAGCAATAGCAATGGATATGGCTGAATTTAAATTAAATAGATACAATTATTGTTAA
- a CDS encoding lipase family protein, whose amino-acid sequence MTQLTDEQYWKLADSVYDDKWLNINSVTKLSIDELKKLETINANDGSKWVTINSISTDSGLQAMAVISLDEYKALCSGKIKAPENMVFVSRGSEMGEDGYNDWVKTNGIVLGSSSVSPEELKKAEIEQVNAQNQFIQYDAFVRQSIQEYNPQNYSFTGHSLGGALAQYMAVIMDAKATTFAAARAFRLLPPELQQAVRDGKYDDMIRDYRHKNDPVGYLPAGEIIGSRIMAKSAKSDLWVVGHMGGSFAGMFNGDGSIMVRVDPEEILNQLDHFDSAIQKLYFTQEMISTVTDNLDKEIKTIYSTYVDKMGVGSFSHLTSNDVEEIFEELAQSYKGRSYYFYDRKMKESLIDDLEKTKKSLSHLKDKIGVAATQFDTADKNMAKNLSTILGGS is encoded by the coding sequence ATGACACAACTAACAGATGAACAATATTGGAAATTAGCGGATTCAGTGTATGATGACAAATGGCTAAACATAAACAGCGTTACAAAACTTTCTATTGACGAATTGAAGAAACTGGAAACTATAAATGCAAATGATGGGTCAAAGTGGGTTACAATTAATTCAATTAGCACCGATAGTGGGCTTCAAGCTATGGCAGTTATATCTTTAGATGAATATAAAGCTTTATGCTCAGGAAAGATTAAAGCCCCTGAAAATATGGTGTTCGTTTCTCGTGGAAGCGAAATGGGCGAGGATGGCTACAATGATTGGGTTAAAACCAATGGAATTGTATTAGGGAGTAGCTCTGTGAGCCCAGAAGAGTTAAAAAAAGCAGAAATCGAGCAAGTTAATGCCCAGAATCAATTTATCCAATACGATGCCTTTGTACGTCAATCGATTCAAGAGTATAACCCACAAAATTATAGTTTTACTGGTCATAGTTTAGGTGGGGCACTCGCTCAATACATGGCAGTAATAATGGATGCTAAAGCGACTACGTTTGCAGCAGCAAGAGCGTTTAGATTATTACCTCCAGAATTACAACAAGCCGTTCGTGACGGAAAATATGATGACATGATTCGTGATTATCGTCATAAAAATGATCCAGTAGGTTATCTACCAGCTGGGGAAATAATTGGCTCAAGAATCATGGCAAAGAGTGCGAAAAGCGATTTGTGGGTTGTAGGGCATATGGGTGGAAGTTTTGCAGGAATGTTTAACGGTGATGGTTCTATTATGGTCCGAGTTGATCCTGAAGAGATACTGAATCAGCTAGATCATTTTGATTCTGCTATACAAAAATTGTATTTTACACAAGAAATGATTTCAACAGTAACGGATAATTTAGATAAAGAAATTAAGACAATTTATTCTACTTATGTGGATAAAATGGGGGTTGGAAGTTTTAGCCATTTAACAAGTAACGATGTAGAAGAAATTTTTGAAGAACTGGCACAATCCTATAAAGGCAGATCGTACTATTTTTATGATCGTAAAATGAAAGAGAGTCTGATTGATGATTTGGAAAAAACAAAGAAAAGTCTTTCCCACCTAAAAGATAAAATTGGAGTAGCGGCCACTCAATTTGATACTGCAGATAAAAACATGGCCAAAAATTTAAGTACTATTCTTGGAGGATCTTAA
- a CDS encoding DUF1433 domain-containing protein: MKKFLFVFITTILIITGGWLIVKEIQKKELLTENAPLIEKYLKYNYEGIKSVTFSEVKVNPTGVPHIIGYVNNDKDTYFSAGIYNEKFDGDIGVSNIPMTDNNLEFGAKSVSDIEKEEKNK, translated from the coding sequence ATGAAAAAATTTTTATTTGTATTTATAACAACTATTTTAATTATAACAGGAGGTTGGTTAATTGTGAAAGAGATTCAAAAAAAAGAATTATTAACAGAAAATGCACCACTTATTGAAAAATATTTAAAATACAATTATGAAGGAATTAAATCTGTAACTTTTTCAGAGGTAAAAGTAAACCCAACTGGAGTTCCACACATAATAGGTTATGTAAATAACGATAAAGATACTTATTTCAGTGCTGGTATTTATAATGAAAAATTTGATGGAGATATCGGTGTAAGTAATATTCCAATGACAGATAACAATTTGGAATTTGGAGCAAAAAGTGTTTCTGACATTGAAAAAGAAGAAAAAAACAAATAA
- a CDS encoding IS3 family transposase (programmed frameshift) has translation MSNYKKYDEEFKKSLVNLYHGGKTQTSLCKDYGVSFTALSRWVKQYSEVQIEDGSILTAKQIKDLQKKNALLEEENLILKKANCHLHATLKQRLDAVHLLRFDHSIVRLCRVLNVNRSTYYKHFDPTPAPRTVENQQLRQTIFSIYMDSKKRLGAAKIKVVLERDFGIFISVGRVYRLMKSMDLPKMSTAKPKFLYAKPKVSLAYSNHLNQQFNPTEPNRVWTSDISYIPVNKGFVYLCVILDLFSRKIIGWRVRPTMEASLVLETLETAVNQRNPKEPVLFHTDRGSQYCATSVRQFLDTHNLVPSYSKAAYPWDNAVNESFFKYMKKEELNRRTFRTIQEVEQSSFEYIEGFYNSKRPHSANNMMTPNEKEKIYFGSI, from the exons ATGTCCAATTACAAAAAATATGATGAAGAATTTAAGAAAAGCCTTGTTAATCTTTACCATGGAGGTAAAACACAAACTTCGTTGTGTAAAGACTATGGCGTTTCCTTTACAGCGTTATCCCGCTGGGTAAAACAATATTCTGAAGTTCAAATTGAAGATGGTTCTATCCTTACTGCTAAACAGATTAAAGACTTACAGAAGAAAAATGCTTTATTAGAAGAGGAAAACCTCATCTTAAAAAAAGCGA ATTGCCATCTTCACGCCACACTCAAACAACGATTAGATGCGGTTCATTTATTACGTTTTGATCATTCTATTGTGCGCCTTTGTAGAGTCTTAAACGTAAATAGAAGTACCTATTATAAACACTTTGACCCAACTCCTGCTCCTAGAACTGTTGAAAATCAACAGCTTCGACAAACCATTTTTTCTATCTATATGGATTCTAAAAAACGATTAGGTGCTGCGAAAATAAAAGTTGTTCTTGAGCGTGATTTTGGAATTTTCATTAGTGTTGGGCGAGTGTACCGATTAATGAAATCAATGGATTTGCCAAAAATGTCTACAGCTAAGCCGAAATTTTTATATGCGAAACCAAAGGTTTCTTTAGCTTACTCAAATCACTTAAACCAACAATTCAATCCGACTGAACCGAATCGAGTTTGGACGAGCGATATTTCTTACATTCCTGTTAATAAAGGGTTTGTTTATCTCTGTGTCATTTTAGATTTATTTTCCAGGAAAATTATAGGATGGCGCGTTCGTCCAACTATGGAAGCTTCTTTAGTCCTTGAGACACTTGAAACAGCTGTGAATCAAAGAAATCCCAAAGAGCCTGTTCTATTCCATACAGATCGTGGAAGCCAATACTGTGCGACTAGTGTTCGTCAATTTTTAGACACACATAACCTCGTTCCATCTTATTCCAAAGCAGCTTACCCATGGGATAATGCCGTAAACGAGTCTTTTTTTAAATATATGAAAAAAGAAGAACTGAACCGCAGAACATTTAGAACAATCCAAGAAGTTGAACAATCTTCATTTGAATATATAGAGGGTTTTTACAATTCAAAACGCCCCCATTCAGCAAACAATATGATGACCCCGAATGAAAAAGAAAAAATCTATTTTGGGTCTATCTAA
- a CDS encoding GNAT family N-acetyltransferase, with amino-acid sequence MIKINIDLKSEIESWGVPAIWEKLKLRHEFYNDYNTETSQHFFIIDSADNEIFEFCFSVATTENGSIYIELDQITVNPKDRRQGIGKFYLTRLKEFCKKNSISEIRLTLCTTGENISYENAYTDKNELENYYRRILEDKTIHLTTRH; translated from the coding sequence ATGATAAAAATAAACATTGATTTAAAAAGTGAAATTGAATCCTGGGGGGTTCCTGCCATTTGGGAAAAATTAAAACTTAGACACGAGTTTTACAACGATTATAATACGGAAACTAGCCAACATTTTTTTATTATTGATAGTGCAGATAATGAAATATTTGAGTTTTGTTTTTCTGTAGCGACAACTGAAAATGGATCGATATATATAGAATTAGATCAAATAACCGTTAATCCAAAAGATAGAAGACAAGGTATCGGAAAATTTTATTTGACTCGATTAAAAGAGTTTTGTAAAAAAAATTCTATCTCTGAGATTCGACTGACACTATGTACCACTGGTGAAAATATCTCATATGAGAATGCGTATACTGACAAGAATGAGCTAGAAAACTATTATAGGAGAATACTAGAAGATAAGACTATACATCTTACTACAAGACACTAA
- a CDS encoding Y-family DNA polymerase, with translation MGLEMDYFIEPKDDILCVDVKSFYASVECVERGLNPLKAMLVVMSNAENAGGLVLAASPASKKRLGISNVMRKYDLPEHKDLIIVPPRMSLYIEKNKEILNIFRKYAIEDDILVYSIDEAFIRVSPVKKLFHSSAYEIARKIQKDIYHSLGLYVTVGIGDNLLLAKLALDNEAKNAKDFKAEWRYEDVQEKVWSIDPLTNFWGIGSKTANKLKLMGIRSVRELANADVMRLKNKFGVLGEQLYAHSWGLDRSDITKKHMTLEKSYGNSQVLTKDYYIKEEIEVVIKEIAEQVASRLRKHDCQSGCVSLMVGYSMNQTEKGFNRQMKIPFTNNTKEIAKHCLFIFNKYYTGSPVRHLGVSCSKLKVDLAVQLNLFKEPESQLNELVIDDIVDRVRGKYGFSSIVHASSLIEGATAIKRSSLVGGHASGRTKAIAGIDENE, from the coding sequence ATGGGGCTAGAAATGGATTATTTTATTGAGCCAAAAGATGATATTTTATGTGTTGATGTTAAGAGTTTTTACGCTTCAGTTGAATGTGTAGAGCGTGGATTAAACCCTTTAAAAGCCATGTTGGTGGTAATGTCAAACGCTGAAAATGCAGGCGGTTTAGTCCTAGCAGCGTCGCCTGCGTCGAAAAAACGTCTAGGAATCTCAAACGTTATGCGTAAATATGATTTACCCGAACACAAAGACCTCATAATAGTACCTCCAAGAATGTCCCTTTATATAGAGAAAAACAAAGAGATACTTAATATATTCAGGAAGTACGCTATAGAGGATGATATTTTAGTCTACTCTATCGATGAAGCCTTTATAAGAGTGTCACCAGTCAAAAAATTATTTCACTCTAGCGCTTACGAAATCGCTCGTAAAATCCAAAAAGATATATACCATAGTCTTGGTTTATATGTGACGGTTGGGATAGGGGACAATTTACTTTTAGCAAAACTAGCCCTGGATAATGAAGCCAAAAACGCCAAAGATTTTAAAGCTGAATGGCGTTATGAAGACGTTCAAGAAAAGGTTTGGAGTATTGATCCGCTCACCAATTTTTGGGGGATTGGTTCTAAAACAGCAAATAAGCTAAAATTGATGGGAATACGCTCTGTAAGAGAATTAGCCAATGCTGATGTAATGAGGCTAAAGAACAAATTCGGCGTACTTGGAGAACAATTATATGCACATAGCTGGGGCTTAGACAGAAGCGACATTACAAAAAAGCACATGACGCTTGAAAAATCATACGGAAACTCACAAGTCCTTACAAAGGATTATTATATAAAAGAAGAAATAGAAGTCGTTATAAAAGAAATAGCCGAGCAGGTCGCAAGTCGTTTAAGGAAGCACGATTGCCAAAGTGGTTGTGTGTCATTGATGGTCGGTTATTCAATGAATCAAACTGAAAAAGGCTTTAACAGACAAATGAAAATTCCATTTACTAACAATACGAAGGAGATAGCAAAGCACTGCTTATTTATTTTCAACAAGTATTACACAGGGTCACCAGTGCGCCATTTAGGGGTTTCGTGTTCAAAATTAAAAGTTGATTTAGCTGTACAATTGAATCTGTTTAAAGAGCCTGAAAGCCAGTTAAATGAGCTTGTAATTGATGATATTGTTGATAGAGTAAGAGGGAAATATGGTTTTTCATCAATTGTCCACGCAAGCAGTTTAATAGAAGGAGCAACAGCAATTAAGCGTAGTTCGTTAGTCGGTGGTCATGCTAGTGGACGTACTAAAGCTATTGCAGGCATAGATGAAAATGAATGA